Below is a genomic region from Prosthecobacter debontii.
GGGAAGACCATCGTTGGCAGGCTGGGTAAAGCATTTGCGAAAAGGGGAGATGACGCGGTCGAAGCCGTCGTCAAGCATGCCGATGATATTGGGGGCAGTTCTGCGAAAGTGACTGTGGGTAAGGCAGCGGCCTTGGCTGATGATGCAGTAGATGGTGCAAAGCCGGGGCAAACGATGTCGCCTTACCCACAAGATCGTCGAGTAGGAGGTCGAGGTGAAAGCCCCAGACCAACAGATCCTGCGCCAGGCATGAAAGAGTCTGGGGCTTGGGAGCCTACGCAGGAAAATCTCGCACGGATAGAGAGAGGAAAACCCCCGATCGGAAATGATGGACTGCCAGTAGAACTACATCACCGTAACCAAAACCCAGCAGGTCCATTGGATGAAATGACCTCAACTACTCATGATACGGTTCCTCATCCAATTAGCCCTTCACAGATTGACAGAGTAAAGTTCAGCGGTGAACGGACTCGCTACTGGAGGGGGCGGGCACGAACACTTAACGGTCAAGAATAATGAATATCGAAAACATTAAGACGCGATTAGGAGAATTTGGCGAAGTCGAATTTTCTGGATCGGTATCTGAACAGGTAATAACAGATGCTGAAAATGAATTTGGCTTCACTTTTCC
It encodes:
- a CDS encoding HNH/ENDO VII family nuclease, with the translated sequence MKESGAWEPTQENLARIERGKPPIGNDGLPVELHHRNQNPAGPLDEMTSTTHDTVPHPISPSQIDRVKFSGERTRYWRGRARTLNGQE